A portion of the Pseudomonas synxantha BG33R genome contains these proteins:
- the acs gene encoding acetate--CoA ligase, which yields MSAASLYPVRPEVAANTLTDEATYKAMYQQSVVNPDGFWREQAKRLDWVKPFTAVKQTSFDDHHVDIKWFADGTLNVSYNCLDRHLAERGDQIAIIWEGDDPAESRNITYRELHEEVCKFANALRGQDVHRGDVVTIYMPMIPEAVVAMLACTRIGAIHSVVFGGFSPEALAGRIIDCKSKVVITADEGIRAGKKIPLKANVDDALTNPETSSIQKVIVCKRTNGAIKWNQHRDIWYEDLMKVAGTVCAPKEMGAEEALFILYTSGSTGKPKGVQHTTGGYLLYAALTHERVFDYRPGEIYWCTADVGWVTGHTYIVYGPLANGATTLLFEGVPNYPDITRVAKIVDKHKVNILYTAPTAIRAMMASGTAACEGADGSSLRLLGSVGEPINPEAWDWYYKNVGQSRCPIVDTWWQTETGATLMSPLPGAHALKPGSAARPFFGVVPALVDNLGNIIEGAAEGNLVILDSWPGQARTLYGDHDRFVDTYFKTFRGMYFTGDGARRDEDGYWWITGRVDDVLNVSGHRMGTAEIESAMVAHPKVAEAAVVGVPHDIKGQGIYVYVTLKNGEEPNEALRLELKNWVRKEIGPIASPDVIQWAPGLPKTRSGKIMRRILRKIATAEYDGLGDISTLADPSVVAHLIETHKTMNVA from the coding sequence ATGAGTGCGGCTTCCCTGTACCCTGTTCGCCCCGAAGTAGCAGCCAACACGCTGACCGACGAGGCGACCTACAAGGCCATGTACCAGCAGTCGGTGGTCAACCCCGATGGCTTCTGGCGTGAGCAAGCCAAACGCCTTGACTGGGTCAAGCCTTTCACCGCGGTGAAGCAGACCTCGTTCGACGACCACCATGTCGACATCAAATGGTTTGCCGATGGCACCTTGAACGTTTCCTACAACTGCCTGGACCGTCACCTTGCCGAACGTGGCGATCAGATCGCGATCATCTGGGAGGGCGATGACCCAGCCGAGAGCCGCAATATCACCTACCGCGAGCTGCATGAGGAAGTCTGCAAGTTCGCCAACGCCTTGCGTGGCCAGGATGTGCACCGCGGTGACGTGGTGACTATCTATATGCCGATGATTCCCGAAGCCGTGGTCGCCATGCTGGCCTGTACCCGCATCGGTGCGATCCATTCGGTGGTGTTCGGCGGTTTTTCCCCGGAAGCCCTGGCCGGTCGCATTATCGACTGTAAGTCGAAAGTGGTGATCACCGCTGACGAAGGCATACGTGCGGGTAAGAAGATTCCGCTTAAGGCTAACGTCGACGACGCCCTGACCAACCCGGAAACCAGCAGCATCCAGAAGGTTATCGTGTGCAAGCGCACCAATGGTGCGATCAAGTGGAATCAGCATCGCGACATCTGGTACGAAGACTTGATGAAAGTGGCGGGCACCGTGTGTGCGCCAAAAGAGATGGGCGCCGAAGAAGCGCTATTCATCCTCTACACCTCCGGTTCCACCGGCAAGCCTAAAGGCGTGCAGCACACCACCGGCGGCTACTTGCTGTATGCCGCCCTGACCCACGAGCGTGTGTTCGACTACCGCCCGGGCGAAATCTACTGGTGCACCGCGGATGTCGGCTGGGTCACCGGCCATACCTATATCGTCTACGGCCCGTTGGCCAATGGCGCGACTACGCTGCTGTTCGAAGGCGTGCCGAACTACCCGGACATCACCCGGGTGGCGAAGATCGTCGACAAGCACAAGGTCAACATCCTCTACACCGCACCCACTGCGATCCGCGCCATGATGGCCTCCGGCACTGCCGCCTGCGAAGGCGCCGACGGCAGCAGCCTGCGCCTGCTCGGTTCGGTGGGCGAGCCGATCAACCCGGAAGCCTGGGACTGGTACTACAAGAATGTCGGCCAATCCCGATGCCCGATTGTCGATACCTGGTGGCAGACTGAAACCGGCGCGACCCTGATGAGCCCATTGCCGGGCGCCCACGCGCTCAAGCCAGGCTCGGCCGCGCGGCCCTTCTTTGGTGTAGTGCCGGCGCTGGTGGACAACCTCGGTAACATTATTGAAGGCGCTGCCGAAGGCAATCTGGTGATCCTCGATTCGTGGCCTGGCCAGGCGCGTACCCTGTACGGCGACCATGACCGTTTTGTCGATACCTATTTCAAGACCTTCCGCGGCATGTACTTCACTGGCGATGGCGCCCGTCGCGATGAAGATGGCTACTGGTGGATCACCGGTCGTGTGGATGACGTGTTGAACGTGTCCGGCCACCGCATGGGCACTGCCGAGATTGAAAGCGCCATGGTTGCCCACCCTAAAGTCGCCGAAGCGGCGGTGGTGGGTGTGCCGCACGACATCAAGGGGCAGGGCATCTATGTGTATGTCACGCTCAAGAATGGCGAAGAGCCCAACGAAGCGCTGCGCCTGGAGCTGAAAAACTGGGTGCGCAAGGAAATCGGCCCGATTGCTTCACCGGATGTGATCCAGTGGGCGCCGGGGCTGCCTAAGACACGGTCGGGGAAAATCATGCGCCGCATTTTGCGCAAGATCGCTACGGCTGAATACGATGGGCTGGGGGATATTTCCACCCTGGCGGATCCAAGTGTGGTGGCGCATTTGATTGAGACGCACAAGACCATGAACGTCGCGTAA
- a CDS encoding ribonucleotide-diphosphate reductase subunit beta: protein MLSWDEFDKEEEGEVATKGANAGHATEANMDRLDGAGAAAAIEARAVTASDSAAIVRAKAALDKLDVAEGLAELEGSAARVAVDEKRMINCRADLNQLVPFKYDWAWQKYLDGCANHWMPQEVNMTADIALWKNPEGLTDDERRIVMRNLGFFSTADSLVANNLVLAVYRLITNPECRQYILRQAFEEAIHTHAYQYCIESLAMDEGEIFNMYHEIPSVAKKAAWGLKYTRSISDPKFETGTVETDKELLRNLVAYYCVLEGIFFYCGFTQILSMGRRNKMTGVAEQFQYILRDESMHLNFGIDVINQIKIENPHLWDAEMKEEATQMILQGTQLEIEYARDTMPRGVLGMNAAMMEDYLKFIANRRLSQIGLKEEYPGTTNPFPWMSEIMDLKKEKNFFETRVIEYQTGGALSWD from the coding sequence ATGCTGAGCTGGGACGAATTCGACAAAGAAGAAGAAGGCGAAGTAGCCACCAAAGGCGCCAACGCCGGCCACGCCACCGAAGCCAACATGGACCGCCTCGACGGCGCCGGCGCCGCTGCCGCCATCGAAGCCCGCGCCGTCACTGCCAGTGATTCGGCCGCCATCGTGCGCGCCAAGGCCGCCCTGGACAAACTCGACGTCGCCGAAGGCCTCGCCGAGCTGGAAGGCTCCGCCGCCCGCGTCGCCGTTGACGAAAAGCGCATGATCAACTGCCGCGCCGACCTCAACCAACTCGTGCCTTTCAAGTACGACTGGGCCTGGCAGAAATACCTCGACGGCTGCGCCAACCACTGGATGCCGCAAGAGGTCAACATGACCGCCGACATCGCCCTGTGGAAAAACCCTGAAGGCCTGACTGACGACGAACGCCGCATCGTCATGCGTAACCTCGGCTTCTTCTCCACCGCCGACTCGTTGGTCGCCAACAACCTGGTGCTGGCCGTGTACCGCCTGATCACCAACCCGGAATGCCGCCAGTACATCCTGCGCCAGGCATTCGAAGAAGCGATCCACACCCACGCCTACCAGTACTGCATCGAATCGCTGGCCATGGATGAAGGCGAGATCTTCAACATGTACCACGAGATTCCATCGGTCGCCAAAAAGGCAGCCTGGGGCCTCAAGTACACCCGCTCGATCTCCGATCCGAAGTTCGAAACCGGCACCGTCGAGACCGACAAGGAACTGCTGCGTAACCTGGTCGCCTACTACTGCGTACTGGAAGGCATCTTCTTCTACTGCGGCTTCACCCAGATCCTGTCCATGGGTCGTCGCAACAAGATGACTGGCGTGGCCGAGCAGTTCCAGTACATCCTGCGCGATGAGTCGATGCACCTGAACTTCGGTATCGATGTGATCAACCAGATCAAAATCGAAAACCCGCACTTGTGGGATGCCGAGATGAAGGAAGAAGCGACCCAGATGATTTTGCAGGGCACGCAGCTGGAGATTGAATATGCGCGCGACACCATGCCTCGCGGTGTTCTGGGTATGAACGCGGCGATGATGGAGGATTACCTCAAGTTCATCGCCAACCGTCGCCTGTCGCAGATTGGCTTGAAGGAAGAGTACCCAGGCACCACCAACCCGTTCCCGTGGATGAGCGAGATCATGGACTTGAAGAAAGAGAAAAACTTCTTCGAGACCCGTGTGATCGAGTACCAGACCGGCGGCGCGCTGAGCTGGGATTGA
- a CDS encoding HAD-IB family hydrolase has product MLEAGPADAKVLSVFDFDGTLTHHDSFVPFLKFAFGPGEFYGRMVKLAVPGLRFLVRQISRDELKAQLIRTFMTGVEKTWVQQKAEEYCQRNWARLMRPAGVLSVEQELGSGAVVTLCSASPALVLQPFANRLGIKLIGTELEVVDGVLTGKLTGNNCRCENKVLRLEAVYGDLGEYRLRAWGDTRGDRELLAAAQDAHFRHFHAKKKKRARLQR; this is encoded by the coding sequence ATGCTCGAAGCCGGCCCCGCAGACGCCAAAGTACTTTCCGTCTTTGACTTCGACGGCACCCTCACCCACCACGACAGTTTCGTGCCCTTCCTCAAGTTTGCCTTTGGCCCCGGTGAGTTTTATGGCCGGATGGTCAAGCTGGCAGTGCCTGGGCTGCGCTTTTTGGTGCGGCAGATCAGCCGGGATGAGTTGAAGGCGCAGTTGATCCGCACCTTTATGACCGGTGTTGAGAAGACGTGGGTGCAACAGAAGGCCGAGGAGTATTGCCAGCGCAATTGGGCGCGGTTGATGCGCCCGGCGGGGGTGTTGTCGGTGGAGCAGGAGTTGGGCTCAGGGGCGGTGGTGACGCTGTGTTCGGCGTCGCCGGCGTTGGTGTTGCAGCCGTTTGCCAATCGCCTTGGGATCAAGTTGATTGGGACTGAGCTTGAGGTGGTCGACGGGGTGTTGACCGGCAAGCTCACCGGGAATAATTGCCGTTGTGAGAACAAGGTACTGCGGCTTGAGGCGGTGTATGGGGATTTGGGCGAGTATCGGCTGCGGGCCTGGGGCGATACGCGGGGGGATAGGGAATTGTTGGCGGCGGCGCAGGATGCGCATTTTCGGCACTTTCATGCGAAGAAGAAAAAGCGGGCTCGGTTGCAGCGGTGA
- a CDS encoding HNH endonuclease, with product MHGELPLFEAYRVKHLAQKGSDRITNAVALCRNCHQCSHRAREQTPAVTADARLKLLDRTEANP from the coding sequence ATGCACGGTGAATTGCCACTTTTTGAAGCATATCGCGTCAAGCACCTTGCCCAGAAGGGTTCGGATCGCATCACCAATGCTGTAGCCTTGTGCCGCAATTGCCATCAGTGTTCTCATCGGGCACGGGAGCAGACTCCTGCTGTCACAGCTGATGCACGCTTAAAACTATTAGATAGGACCGAGGCCAACCCGTGA
- a CDS encoding helix-turn-helix domain-containing protein → MSSLAMSSFVEQQIVLHQFTAKHCAQARVMLGWSREHLARQAGVAVEAIQQLEAHGEVDDETRLILAFCLEAQGLVFFPGFAPGWGMSVRRFDTVTAEPTAPGLISRLMGSTTASVDSPTPQPNGA, encoded by the coding sequence ATGTCCTCTCTGGCAATGAGCTCTTTCGTAGAACAGCAGATCGTGCTGCACCAATTCACCGCCAAACACTGCGCACAGGCTCGCGTTATGCTGGGCTGGAGCCGCGAACATCTGGCTCGCCAGGCGGGCGTGGCGGTAGAGGCGATTCAACAATTGGAGGCCCACGGCGAAGTCGACGATGAAACCCGCTTGATCCTGGCGTTTTGCCTGGAGGCGCAAGGGCTGGTGTTCTTCCCGGGGTTTGCGCCGGGGTGGGGCATGAGTGTACGCCGGTTTGACACCGTAACCGCCGAGCCCACAGCACCAGGCCTCATTTCTCGGTTGATGGGTTCAACAACGGCGTCAGTTGATTCACCAACTCCTCAACCGAATGGTGCGTAG
- a CDS encoding ABC transporter substrate-binding protein yields MKKLVLLGALALSVLSMQAFAEGKPLKIGIEAAYPPFASKAPDGSIVGFDYDIGNALCKQMDVKCTWVEQEFDGLIPALKVRKIDAILSSMSITEDRKKSVDFTTRYYLSPARLVMKEGTTVSDSLDELKGKKIGVQRGSIHDRFAREVLAPKGADIKGYSTQNEIYLDVAAGRLDGTVADATLLQDGFLKTDAGKGYAFVGPSFTEAKYFGDGIGIAVRKGDKENLDRINAAITAIRANGEYKKIQDKYFDFDIYGADAK; encoded by the coding sequence ATGAAGAAACTCGTGCTGTTGGGCGCCCTGGCGCTGTCCGTGCTGTCCATGCAGGCTTTCGCCGAAGGCAAGCCACTGAAAATTGGTATCGAAGCGGCTTACCCTCCATTTGCTTCGAAGGCACCGGACGGCAGCATCGTCGGGTTTGACTACGACATCGGCAATGCGCTGTGCAAGCAGATGGACGTCAAGTGCACTTGGGTCGAGCAAGAGTTCGACGGCCTGATCCCTGCGCTGAAAGTGCGCAAGATCGACGCGATCCTGTCGTCCATGTCCATCACCGAAGACCGCAAGAAGTCCGTGGACTTCACCACTCGCTACTACCTGTCCCCAGCGCGCCTGGTGATGAAGGAAGGCACCACCGTCAGCGACAGCCTGGATGAGTTGAAGGGCAAGAAGATCGGTGTGCAGCGCGGTTCGATCCACGACCGTTTCGCCCGTGAAGTCCTGGCGCCAAAAGGTGCGGATATCAAGGGTTACAGCACCCAGAACGAAATCTACCTGGACGTGGCCGCCGGTCGTCTCGACGGTACCGTGGCTGACGCTACCCTGCTGCAGGACGGCTTCCTGAAAACCGACGCCGGCAAAGGCTACGCGTTTGTAGGCCCGTCGTTCACCGAAGCCAAATACTTCGGCGACGGTATTGGTATCGCAGTGCGCAAAGGCGACAAGGAAAACCTTGACCGCATCAACGCAGCGATTACCGCGATCCGTGCCAACGGCGAATACAAGAAAATCCAAGACAAATACTTCGATTTCGATATTTACGGCGCTGATGCCAAGTAA
- a CDS encoding AAA family ATPase yields the protein MAYRIHILGAAGTGCTTLGKVLAEHLNIACFDSDFYYWQQTLEPFSISRPRDERLHLLQEHTAGHQGWVLSGSLCGWGDAMIPLFTHVVFLRVEPQVRLQRLRLREAQRYGEQILEGGSRHQNSVAFLTWAARYDTGNHSLRSLRRHETWLKPLSCPVIRLDATHHSVEELVNQLTPLLNPSTEK from the coding sequence ATGGCATACAGAATTCATATCCTCGGCGCAGCGGGCACCGGTTGCACTACCTTGGGCAAGGTATTGGCCGAGCACCTGAATATTGCCTGTTTCGACTCCGATTTCTATTACTGGCAGCAAACCCTCGAACCCTTTTCCATCTCCCGGCCCCGGGACGAACGCCTCCACCTGCTGCAGGAACACACCGCCGGCCATCAAGGCTGGGTATTGTCGGGGTCACTCTGCGGCTGGGGCGACGCGATGATCCCGCTATTCACCCATGTGGTGTTCCTGCGCGTGGAACCGCAAGTGCGCCTGCAACGCCTGCGTCTGCGAGAAGCGCAGCGCTACGGGGAGCAGATCCTGGAAGGTGGCAGCCGCCATCAAAACAGCGTCGCCTTTCTCACCTGGGCCGCACGCTACGATACTGGCAATCACAGCCTACGTAGCCTGCGTCGGCATGAAACCTGGTTGAAGCCGTTGAGCTGCCCGGTGATCCGGCTGGACGCTACGCACCATTCGGTTGAGGAGTTGGTGAATCAACTGACGCCGTTGTTGAACCCATCAACCGAGAAATGA
- a CDS encoding DUF2790 domain-containing protein, which produces MKALLVMALSSLCATAALADEAPTELAGHNAPIVEDYTYSTHLDVAKVLSMSSIPEVCEVVPVKMEYEDSQGQRHILNYQVMGNGCSNG; this is translated from the coding sequence ATGAAAGCTCTATTAGTTATGGCCCTCAGCAGCTTGTGCGCCACCGCCGCCCTGGCCGACGAAGCCCCGACTGAGCTGGCCGGCCACAACGCCCCGATTGTTGAGGATTACACCTACAGCACTCACTTGGATGTGGCTAAAGTATTGTCCATGAGCAGTATTCCGGAAGTCTGTGAAGTTGTTCCGGTAAAGATGGAATATGAAGACTCCCAAGGTCAACGACACATCCTCAACTATCAAGTGATGGGCAATGGTTGCTCTAACGGATAA